In Brassica rapa cultivar Chiifu-401-42 chromosome A06, CAAS_Brap_v3.01, whole genome shotgun sequence, a single window of DNA contains:
- the LOC103871846 gene encoding polygalacturonase At1g48100, whose amino-acid sequence MMMRKGLRLRSITMVMLMAVLVWSVTLETCIARRGRHWRHNHRSSSDLSDSLSSKKPKSHGNSHHNSHNNNNNHHQKSKPKPKPKQKTPPKADDNNSPVISPPPKVQPPSLPPLKGSQVFNVMNFGAKGDGKCDDTKAFEAAWAAACKVEASMMTVPPEYTFLVGPISFSGPYCQANIVFQLDGTIIAPTDSKSWGKGLMWWLEFTKLKGIKVQGKGVIDGRGSGWWQQDYPFIDGETKLIVPLNNSVHQNPPMPERSELDWKMPSIKPTALRFYGSIGVEVSGITIQNSPQCHLKFDNCIDVEVHDMSVSSPGDSPNTDGIHLQNSRDVLIHSTTLACGDDCISIQTGCSNVFVHNVNCGPGHGISIGSLGKDSTKACVSNITVRDVAMHNTMTGVRIKTWQGGVGSVKGILFSNIQLNEVQLPIVIDQFYCDHSKCKNQTSAVAVEGVTYERIKGTYTVKPVHFACSDNFPCVDVQLSAIELKPVQEKYHMSDPFCWQTFGELNTPTLPPIDCLQIGKPARNRVQSDHDVC is encoded by the exons ATGATGATGAGAAAAGGTCTAAGGCTAAGAAGCATCACGATGGTGATGTTAATGGCGGTTTTGGTCTGGTCTGTAACCCTAGAGACCTGCATTGCTAGAAGAGGAAGACATTGGAGACATAACCACCGAAGCTCCTCTGACTTGTCTGATTCCTTGTCAAGCAAGAAACCGAAAAGCCATGGGAACAGTCATCACAACTCTcacaataacaacaacaatcatcacCAGAAGTCTAAACCTAAACCGAAGCCAAAGCAGAAAACGCCGCCAAAAGCTGACGACAACAACTCTCCGGTGATCTCACCACCACCAAAAGTACAACCACCGTCTCTTCCGCCGCTAAAGGGATCTCAGGTCTTCAACGTGATGAATTTTGGAGCAAAGGGTGATGGCAAATGTGATGACACTAag GCGTTTGAAGCGGCTTGGGCAGCGGCTTGCAAAGTAGAGGCATCCATGATGACTGTACCGCCTGAATACACTTTTCTTGTAGGTCCAATCTCATTCTCTGGTCCTTATTGTCAAGCTAACATTGTGTTCCAG CTTGATGGTACTATTATAGCTCCAACGGATTCAAAATCATGGGGAAAAGGGTTAATGTGGTGGCTTGAATTCACAAAGCTGAAAGGAATTAAAGTACAAGGTAAAGGTGTGATTGATGGAAGAGGCTCTGGTTGGTGGCAACAAGATTACCCTTTCATTGATGGTGAAACTAAGCTCATCGTTCCCTTGAACAATTCTGTTCACCAAAACCCACCAATGCCA GAAAGAAGTGAGCTTGATTGGAAAATGCCAAGCATTAAACCAACg GCACTGCGATTCTATGGGAGTATTGGGGTGGAAGTGTCTGGTATAACTATCCAAAACAGTCCTCAGTGTCACCTCAAATTCGATAACTGCATCGACGTTGAGGTACATGACATGTCCGTTTCTTCACCTGGTGACAGTCCAAACACCGATGGGATTCACCTTCAGAACTCCAGAGATGTCCTCATTCACAGCACAACACTCGCTTGTG gAGATGATTGTATCTCCATCCAAACAGGTTGCTCGAATGTATTCGTACACAACGTGAACTGTGGACCAGGTCACGGTATCAGCATAGGTAGTCTCGGCAAAGACAGCACAAAAGCGTGTGTCTCGAACATAACAGTGAGAGATGTGGCGATGCACAACACGATGACAGGCGTCAGGATCAAGACATGGCAAGGAGGAGTAGGATCAGTGAAAGGGATACTCTTCTCAAACATTCAACTCAATGAGGTCCAGCTTCCTATAGTGATAGACCAATTCTACTGTGACCATAGCAAATGCAAGAACCAGACATCAGCAGTTGCAGTGGAAGGAGTGACTTACGAGAGGATCAAAGGCACTTATACCGTGAAACCGGTTCATTTCGCATGCAGCGATAACTTCCCTTGCGTGGATGTGCAGTTATCTGCAATAGAGCTTAAGCCGGTTCAAGAAAAGTATCATATGTCTGATCCGTTTTGCTGGCAGACATTTGGTGAGCTCAATACTCCTACTCTTCCTCCTATTGATTGTTTACAGATTGGGAAGCCTGCAAGAAACAGAGTTCAGTCTGATCACGATGTATGTTGA
- the LOC103871844 gene encoding transcription factor bHLH90 isoform X2, which yields MMMRGGERVKEFLRPFVDSREWDFCVIWKLGDDPSRFIEWVGCCCSGSYIDKNIKHEHVEEEETQKMSSICRDEDNKHHIRTLACEALSRFPLFMPLYPGIHGEVVMSKSPKWLVNSGPGSKQDIFSTRVLVPVRDGLVELFSFIMKPVDESLVDLIISHCNTFFEPYPEQTLPFRIISKEEESMLMHKEEDVVMQNTMDDKKVAKENFKSKNLHSERKRRERINQRIYALRAVVPNVTKMNKNGTLSDAVDYINQLLVEKQKLEDELRGFNEIESRRIAAEEESAIANPHTEKVASRLNKIVNNEVSLEVYETGERGFLIRVAQEHNKQDGFKRLIEAVDSCGLEIIDVNFTRLDLRVMTVLNVKASKDGTTPENLRDLLLKMMMRTSENPNVESLRQCT from the exons ATGATGATGAGAGGTGGTGAAAGAGTGAAGGAGTTTCTTCGACCTTTTGTTGATTCTAGAGAGTGGGACTTTTGCGTTATCTGGAAACTCGGCGATGATCCTTCTCG GTTTATTGAATGGGTGGGATGCTGCTGCAGTGGTAGTTATATTGATAAGAACATTAAGCATGAACatgtggaagaagaagagacgcAAAAGATGAGCTCTATTTGCAGAGATGAAGACAACAAGCATCACATCAGAACCTTAGCTTGTGAAGCTCTCTCTCGTTTTCCTCTCTTCATGCCTCTCTATCCCGG GATTCATGGAGAAGTAGTCATGTCAAAATCTCCCAAATGGTTGGTTAATTCAGGTCCTGGATCTAAACAG gATATATTTAGCACAAGGGTTCTTGTCCCTGTGCGTGATGGTCTAGTTGAGCTTTTCTCCTTCATAAtg AAACCGGTGGATGAAAGCCTGGTTGATTTGATCATATCACATTGCAACACCTTCTTTGAACCATACCCTGAGCAAACACTCCCATTCAGGATCATTTCTAAAGAAGAGGAATCTATGTTAATGCACAAGGAAGAGGATGTCGTGATGCAAAACACCATGGACGATAAGAAGGTGGCAAAGGAAAACTTCAAATCTAAGAATCTTCATTCAGAGAGAAAACGAAGAGAGAGGATTAATCAGAGAATCTATGCTTTAAGAGCCGTTGTCCCTAACGTTACAaag ATGAACAAAAATGGAACTCTTAGTGATGCGGTTGATTACATCAATCAGCTTCTAGTAGAGAAGCAGAAACTTGAAGATGAGCTGAGAGGATTCAACGAGATAGAAAGCAGAAGAATCGCTGCAGAGGAAGAATCTGCAATAGCTAATCCACATACTGAAAAAGTTGCATCTAGACTCAACAAGATAGTTAACAACGAG GTGAGTCTTGAAGTGTACGAGACTGGTGAGCGAGGTTTCTTGATCCGGGTTGCGCAGGAGCATAATAAACAGGATGGATTCAAAAGGTTGATAGAAGCAGTAGACTCTTGTGGACTTGAGATTATAGACGTCAATTTCACTAGACTCGATCTCAGAGTCATGACCGTTCTCAATGTCAAG gcGAGCAAAGACGGAACTACACCTGAAAATCTGAGAGATTTGCTGCTCAAGATGATGATGAGAACTTCAGAAAACCCAAATGTAGAGTCCTTAAGACAATGTACATAA
- the LOC103871842 gene encoding AMSH-like ubiquitin thioesterase 2, with protein sequence MVTLSFPSPSLSFVESGTCSKSTHVSRVLFSGPDEVHGESSEPSKILRDVHISERLMEDFTELARENTEKDLETCGTLAAFLERGVFYVTTLIIPKQESTANSCQAMNEVDVFSIQNERELYPVGWIHTHPSQGCFMSSVDLHTHYSYQVMVPEAFAIVVAPTDSSRSYGIFKLTDPGGMEILRGCSETGFHPHKEPEDGNPVYEQCSNVYKNSNLRFEIFDLR encoded by the exons ATGGTAACGCTGTCGTTTCCATCTCCCTCGCTCTCTTTCGTAGAGAGCGGGACATGTAGTAAATCAACTCACGTTTCTCGGGTTCTGTTCTCTGGTCCGGATGAGGTTCACGGAGAATCGTCTGAACCATCCAAGATACTAAGAGATGTTCATATA TCAGAGAGGTTGATGGAGGATTTCACTGAGCTAGCGAGAGAGAACACTGAGAAGGACCTCGAGACTTGTGGAACTCTCGCTGCCTTCCTC GAAAGAGGAGTTTTTTATGTGACCACTCTGATAATACCTAAGCAAGAATCAACTGCGAACTCT TGTCAAGCCATGAATGAAGTGGATGTGTTTTCTATACAAAACGAAAGAGAGCTTTATCCTGTTGGGTGGATTCAT ACTCATCCTTCTCAGGGCTGTTTCATGTCATCAGTCGATCTGCATACCCATTACTCGTATCAG GTAATGGTGCCAGAGGCTTTTGCAATTGTCGTGGCTCCAACAGATAGCTCTAG GAGTTATGGGATATTTAAGCTAACGGACCCTGGAGGAATGGAGATACTGAGAGGCTGCTCGGAGACAGGATTCCACCCACACAAAGAACCGGAAGATGGAAACCCGGTTTATGAGCAATGCTCAAACGTCTACAAGAACTCCAACCTTAGGTTCGAGATTTTCGATCTGCGCTGA
- the LOC103871841 gene encoding uncharacterized protein At4g28440 — protein MAEATPALRKPVFTKVNELRPGTNGHSLNVKVVSSKMVMQRGGGGGGRPNGPQARQMRIAECLVGDETGIIIFTARNDQVDLMKEGKIVTLRNAKIDMYKGSMRLAVDRWGRVEVAEEPTDITVKEDNNLSLIEYELVNVEA, from the exons atggCTGAGGCAACACCAGCTTTGAGGAAGCCTGTGTTCACCAAGGTTAATGAGCTGAGACCTGGAACCAATGGTCACTCATTGAATGTGAAAGTTGTCAGCTCGAAGATGGTGATGCAGagaggtggaggaggaggaggtcgTCCCAATGGTCCTCAGGCTCGTCAGATGAGGATTGCAGAGTGTCTTGTTGGTGATGAGACTGGAATCATTATCTTTACTGCACGAAATGATCAAG TGGATTTGATGAAAGAAGGCAAGATTGTGACCCTGCGCAACGCCAAGATCGACATGTACAAGGGATCTATGAGGCTTGCGGTTGATAGATGGGGACGCGTTGAAGTCGCTGAGGAGCCCACAGACATCACTGTCAAGGAAGATAACAATCTTTCCCTCATCGAGTATGAGCTTGTGAACGTTGAAGCTTGA
- the LOC103871844 gene encoding transcription factor bHLH90 isoform X1 codes for MMMRGGERVKEFLRPFVDSREWDFCVIWKLGDDPSRRFIEWVGCCCSGSYIDKNIKHEHVEEEETQKMSSICRDEDNKHHIRTLACEALSRFPLFMPLYPGIHGEVVMSKSPKWLVNSGPGSKQDIFSTRVLVPVRDGLVELFSFIMKPVDESLVDLIISHCNTFFEPYPEQTLPFRIISKEEESMLMHKEEDVVMQNTMDDKKVAKENFKSKNLHSERKRRERINQRIYALRAVVPNVTKMNKNGTLSDAVDYINQLLVEKQKLEDELRGFNEIESRRIAAEEESAIANPHTEKVASRLNKIVNNEVSLEVYETGERGFLIRVAQEHNKQDGFKRLIEAVDSCGLEIIDVNFTRLDLRVMTVLNVKASKDGTTPENLRDLLLKMMMRTSENPNVESLRQCT; via the exons ATGATGATGAGAGGTGGTGAAAGAGTGAAGGAGTTTCTTCGACCTTTTGTTGATTCTAGAGAGTGGGACTTTTGCGTTATCTGGAAACTCGGCGATGATCCTTCTCG CAGGTTTATTGAATGGGTGGGATGCTGCTGCAGTGGTAGTTATATTGATAAGAACATTAAGCATGAACatgtggaagaagaagagacgcAAAAGATGAGCTCTATTTGCAGAGATGAAGACAACAAGCATCACATCAGAACCTTAGCTTGTGAAGCTCTCTCTCGTTTTCCTCTCTTCATGCCTCTCTATCCCGG GATTCATGGAGAAGTAGTCATGTCAAAATCTCCCAAATGGTTGGTTAATTCAGGTCCTGGATCTAAACAG gATATATTTAGCACAAGGGTTCTTGTCCCTGTGCGTGATGGTCTAGTTGAGCTTTTCTCCTTCATAAtg AAACCGGTGGATGAAAGCCTGGTTGATTTGATCATATCACATTGCAACACCTTCTTTGAACCATACCCTGAGCAAACACTCCCATTCAGGATCATTTCTAAAGAAGAGGAATCTATGTTAATGCACAAGGAAGAGGATGTCGTGATGCAAAACACCATGGACGATAAGAAGGTGGCAAAGGAAAACTTCAAATCTAAGAATCTTCATTCAGAGAGAAAACGAAGAGAGAGGATTAATCAGAGAATCTATGCTTTAAGAGCCGTTGTCCCTAACGTTACAaag ATGAACAAAAATGGAACTCTTAGTGATGCGGTTGATTACATCAATCAGCTTCTAGTAGAGAAGCAGAAACTTGAAGATGAGCTGAGAGGATTCAACGAGATAGAAAGCAGAAGAATCGCTGCAGAGGAAGAATCTGCAATAGCTAATCCACATACTGAAAAAGTTGCATCTAGACTCAACAAGATAGTTAACAACGAG GTGAGTCTTGAAGTGTACGAGACTGGTGAGCGAGGTTTCTTGATCCGGGTTGCGCAGGAGCATAATAAACAGGATGGATTCAAAAGGTTGATAGAAGCAGTAGACTCTTGTGGACTTGAGATTATAGACGTCAATTTCACTAGACTCGATCTCAGAGTCATGACCGTTCTCAATGTCAAG gcGAGCAAAGACGGAACTACACCTGAAAATCTGAGAGATTTGCTGCTCAAGATGATGATGAGAACTTCAGAAAACCCAAATGTAGAGTCCTTAAGACAATGTACATAA
- the LOC103871845 gene encoding putative proline-rich receptor-like protein kinase PERK11: MDKVQEQADFIGKKIAPFVTSHQPNLPGFTDQKILGGSQTTQPPATSPPSPPSPNSGGGGSQSSPPPVTVSPPPSNQPPITTPPPKPPSSPPPSITPPPSPPQPQTPPQSTPSGDSPVVIPSPKPQLPLPALPPPTLVTQQPEAKPNDNGQEQPNNPTSPPSPPLNPLSPPSGSQGSPPFSSPSPPVISLNPNLPRNPSQPLDSPPAEGSNHVPSSSSVPSPPSLSGSDDNSGGSNRHNGGNGQQNNEPNFTEKALIGIGVAGVLVIIIIAVIFFFRRKQKKSSSPRSNQQYLPPANVSVHTEGLIHYRQNPGNGPASAQNSLPDTNNSLGNPKPGRGTPDSAVIGTSKIPFTFEELSEITEGFSKRFVIGEGGFGCVFKGILSEGKPIAIKQLKSISAEGYREFKAEVEIISRVHHRHLVSLVGYCICEQHRFLIYEFVPNNTLDYHLHGKDLPVLEWTRRVKIAIGAAKGLAYLHEDCHPKIIHRDIKSSNILLDDEFEAQVADFGLARLNDTAQSHISTRVMGTFGYLAPEYASSGKLTDRSDVFSFGVVLLELITGRKPVDTSQPLGEESLVEWARPRLIEAIEKGDISEVVDPRLEKHYIEEEVYRMIETAASCVRHSALKRPRMVQVVRALDTRDNLSDLSNGVKVGQSTVYNSGQYSNEIRMFRRASEDSSDLGTSNGYYTSQDFTSRELESRGFNTSHQTNN; encoded by the exons ATGGACAAGGTCCAGGAACAAGCAGATTTTATCGGAAAGAAGATAGCTCCGTTTGTTACTTCACATCAACCAAACCTCCCAGGATTCACTGATCAGAAAATCCTCGGCGGTTCACAGACGACACAGCCTCCAGCGACCTCACCTCCTTCTCCACCATCCCCAAACAGTGGTGGCGGCGGCTCACAATCATCTCCTCCACCGGTAACGGTTTCTCCACCACCATCAAATCAACCTCCTATTACAACTCCGCCTCCAAAGCCTCCTTCTTCACCTCCACCCTCTATAACTCCACCTCCGTCACCTCCTCAGCCTCAAACTCCGCCTCAATCCACCCCTTCCGGAGATTCTCCTGTGGTGATTCCTTCTCCAAAGCCTCAACTTCCTCTTCCTGCTCTTCCTCCTCCAACCTTAGTTACTCAGCAACCAGAGGCCAAACCTAATGATAACGGCCAAGAACAACCCAACAACCCTACTTCTCCTCCATCTCCGCCTTTAAACCCTTTATCACCGCCGTCAGGTAGCCAAGGCTCTCCTCCATTTTCATCTCCATCTCCTCCGGTTATCTcgctaaaccctaatctcccAAGAAACCCTTCACAACCTCTGGACTCACCTCCCGCGGAAGGATCAAATCATGTGCCCTCGTCCTCTTCTGTCCCGTCTCCTCCTTCCCTCTCCGGCTCCGATGACAACTCTGGAGGTTCTAATAGACATAATGGTGGTAATGGACAACAAAACAATGAACCTAACTTCACTGAGAAGGCATTGATCGGCATTGGGGTCGCAGGTGTCTTGGTCATTATAATCATTGctgtcatcttcttctttaggAGGAAACAAAAGAAATCTTCTTCCCCTCGGTCTAACCAGCAGTATTTGCCACCGGCTAATGTCTCTGTTCATACAG AGGGACTCATTCACTACAGGCAAAACCCTGGAAACGGGCCCGCCTCGGCGCAGAACTCATTACCGGATACAAACAACAGTTTAGGGAATCCAAAACCAGGTCGAGGAACCCCTGACTCTGCAGTAATAGGGACTTCAAAGATCCCTTTCACCTTTGAGGAGCTAAGCGAGATAACAGAAGGATTTTCCAAGAGATTTGTCATAGGAGAAGGTGGGTTCGGGTGCGTCTTCAAGGGTATTCTTAGCGAGGGAAAGCCAATCGCTATTAAACAGCTAAAGTCGATCAGCGCAGAAGGATATAGAGAGTTCAAAGCTGAAGTGGAGATCATAAGCAGAGTGCATCATAGGCACTTGGTGTCTCTTGTGGGTTATTGCATCTGTGAGCAACATAGGTTCCTTATATATGAGTTTGTCCCCAACAATACCCTGGACTACCATTTACATG GCAAAGACTTACCGGTTTTGGAATGGACTAGAAGAGTCAAAATTGCAATAGGCGCAGCCAAAGGACTTGCTTATCTACATGAAGATT GTCACCCGAAGATTATCCATAGGGACATTAAATCGTCAAACATTCTGCTGGATGATGAATTCGAAGCTCAG GTTGCAGATTTTGGACTCGCCAGACTGAACGATACTGCACAGTCCCACATATCGACACGTGTCATGGGGACATTTGG GTATTTAGCGCCAGAATATGCATCAAGCGGGAAATTAACGGACAGATCAGACGTGTTTTCATTTGGAGTTGTGCTACTCGAACTCATCACCGGCCGCAAACCTGTTGACACCTCTCAACCTTTGGGTGAAGAAAGTCTCGTTGAATGG GCACGTCCGCGGCTAATCGAGGCCATTGAAAAAGGTGACATCAGCGAAGTAGTGGATCCACGGCTGGAAAAGCATTACATCGAAGAAGAAGTTTATAGGATGATCGAGACGGCAGCCTCTTGTGTTAGGCACTCAGCTTTAAAACGACCTCGTATGGTTCAG gttGTAAGAGCTCTGGACACAAGAGACAACTTGTCGGATCTGTCAAACGGAGTCAAAGTGGGTCAAAGTACGGTCTACAACTCTGGTCAATACAGTAATGAGATTCGTATGTTCAGAAGAGCGTCTGAAGATTCATCTGATCTCGGTACTAGTAACGGCTACTACACAAGCCAAGACTTCACGAGCCGTGAACTTGAGAGCCGAGGCTTCAACACAAGTCACCAAACAAACAACTAA